A section of the Williamwhitmania sp. genome encodes:
- a CDS encoding nucleotidyltransferase domain-containing protein → VLFGSQLSEKSHQDSDYDILIILKQKPDWRFQKEISDLCYEIDLKYGITTDTHILSETELNSPRGKQPIFANALSKGYHA, encoded by the coding sequence GTGCTGTTTGGATCCCAACTCTCCGAGAAATCGCATCAGGACTCCGACTATGACATCCTGATAATTTTAAAGCAAAAACCTGACTGGAGGTTTCAAAAAGAGATTTCAGATCTCTGCTATGAAATTGATCTCAAGTATGGAATTACTACCGATACGCACATCTTAAGCGAGACAGAGCTTAATTCACCAAGGGGAAAACAGCCAATTTTTGCTAATGCACTTTCGAAAGGATACCATGCATGA
- a CDS encoding HEPN domain-containing protein, with product MIDDQNRKLLIDFRIHQAKETIELAQFLINANKLEVSVNRIYYGMYYALTALALKHNFETSKHAQLIGWFNKEFVAPGLIDQKFGKILRNAFQNRTKGDYDAFIEFTLPEVEDMLRDMISFIEAVESIL from the coding sequence ATGATTGACGACCAAAATCGAAAACTCCTTATAGACTTTAGGATTCATCAAGCTAAAGAAACCATTGAATTAGCACAGTTCTTGATCAATGCCAACAAGTTGGAGGTTTCGGTCAATAGAATATATTATGGCATGTATTACGCATTAACGGCGTTGGCATTAAAGCACAATTTTGAAACTTCAAAACATGCTCAACTAATTGGATGGTTTAACAAGGAATTTGTAGCGCCTGGTTTGATTGATCAAAAATTCGGCAAGATTCTAAGAAATGCGTTTCAAAATCGGACAAAGGGCGATTATGATGCTTTTATTGAATTCACACTGCCCGAAGTTGAGGATATGCTACGAGATATGATTTCATTTATCGAGGCTGTAGAATCGATTCTCTAA
- a CDS encoding 4Fe-4S binding protein — protein MRKLLKLLVSKRTIIQAVIGVSLYIAVSHYHISLWWLLVPGAITGMIFGKVFCRWMCPLGFFMELMMGMNSDQKFKQMYQYHKIGCPIAWMQGLMNRLSLMKIKVNADTCRSCGICDRECYIAALEPAKFSLYKPGKKSPGNAYACSKCLGCVSVCPNGSLSYKLLK, from the coding sequence ATGCGGAAATTATTGAAGCTATTGGTCTCCAAGCGGACCATTATTCAGGCGGTTATAGGGGTTTCTCTCTACATTGCTGTAAGCCACTATCACATATCCCTTTGGTGGTTGCTTGTTCCCGGAGCCATTACGGGAATGATTTTCGGCAAGGTTTTTTGTCGCTGGATGTGTCCGCTTGGCTTTTTTATGGAGCTAATGATGGGCATGAACTCCGACCAGAAGTTCAAGCAGATGTATCAGTATCACAAGATTGGCTGTCCCATTGCGTGGATGCAGGGGTTAATGAACCGCCTGTCGCTGATGAAAATAAAGGTGAACGCCGATACCTGCAGAAGCTGTGGAATTTGCGATAGGGAGTGCTACATTGCGGCGCTGGAGCCAGCAAAGTTCAGTCTCTACAAGCCGGGGAAAAAGAGCCCAGGCAATGCCTACGCCTGTTCCAAATGTCTTGGCTGCGTTTCCGTTTGCCCTAACGGTAGTTTGAGCTATAAGCTCTTAAAGTGA